A part of Candida albicans SC5314 chromosome 2, complete sequence genomic DNA contains:
- the APR1 gene encoding proteinase A (Vacuolar aspartic proteinase; transcript equivalent in yeast-form and mycelial cells but is elevated at lower growth temperatures; upregulated iby human neutrophils; protein enriched in stationary phase; Spider biofilm induced) codes for MQLSLSALTTVALALTSSLVDAKAHSIKLSKLSNEETLDASNFQEYTNSLANKYLNLFNTAHGNPSNFGLQHVLTNQEAEIPFVTPKKGGKYDAPLTNYLNAQYFTEIQIGTPGQPFKVILDTGSSNLWVPSQDCTSLACFLHAKYDHDASSTYKVNGSEFSIQYGSGSMEGYISQDVLTIGDLVIPGQDFAEATSEPGLAFAFGKFDGILGLAYDTISVNHIVPPIYNAINQGLLEKPQFGFYLGSTDKDENDGGLATFGGYDASLFQGKITWLPIRRKAYWEVLFEGIGLGDEYAELHKTGAAIDTGTSLITLPSSLAEIINAKIGATKSWSGQYQVDCAKRDSLPDLTLTFAGYNFTLTPYDYILEVSGSCISVFTPMDFPQPIGDLAIVGDAFLRKYYSIYDLDKNAVGLAPSKV; via the coding sequence atGCAGTTATCATTGTCTGCCTTAACAACCGTAGCATTAGCTTTGACTTCTTCCTTAGTCGACGCTAAGGCCCATAGCATCAAATTAtccaaattatcaaatgaGGAAACTTTAGATGCCTCAAACTTTCAAGAATACACCAATTCGTTGGCTAACAAGTACTTGAACCTTTTCAATACCGCACACGGGAATCCTTCCAACTTTGGATTACAACACGTATTGACCAACCAAGAAGCTGAAATCCCCTTTGTAACCCCAAAGAAGGGAGGTAAATATGATGCTCCATTAACAAATTACTTGAATGCTCAATATTTCAcagaaattcaaattggtACACCGGGTCAACCATTTAAGGTTATCTTGGATACTGGTTCCTCAAACTTATGGGTTCCTTCCCAAGATTGTACTTCATTAGCGTGCTTTTTACATGCTAAATATGACCATGACGCATCCTCGACCTACAAAGTCAATGGTAGTGAATTCTCAATTCAATATGGTTCTGGTTCTATGGAAGGTTACATATCCCAAGACGTTTTGACTATTGGGGATTTGGTTATTCCTGGCCAAGATTTTGCTGAAGCTACCTCCGAACCAGGTTTAGCATTCGCATTTGGTAAATTCGATGGTATTTTGGGTTTGGCTTATGATACTATTTCAGTCAACCATATTGTTCCACCAATCTACAATGCCATTAACCAAGGCTTGTTAGAAAAACCACAGTTTGGTTTCTATTTGGGTAGTACCGACAAGGACGAAAACGATGGTGGGTTGGCTACATTTGGTGGTTACGATGCCTCCTTGTTCCAAGGCAAGATCACTTGGTTGCCAATCAGAAGAAAGGCTTACTGGGAAGTTTTGTTTGAAGGTATTGGATTAGGCGATGAGTACGCTGAATTGCACAAAACAGGTGCTGCCATCGATACTGGTACTTCCTTGATTACATTGCCATCCTCATTGGCTGAAATTATCAATGCCAAAATCGGAGCAACCAAGTCATGGTCAGGTCAATACCAAGTCGATTGTGCTAAAAGAGACTCTTTGCCTGACTTGACCTTAACTTTTGCTGGTTACAACTTCACTTTGACTCCATATGATTACATATTGGAAGTGAGTGGATCATGTATTTCAGTGTTCACTCCAATGGATTTCCCTCAACCAATTGGTGACTTGGCCATTGTTGGTGATGCCTTCTTGAGAAAGTACTACTCCATCTACGACTTGGACAAGAATGCTGTTGGTTTAGCACCATCCAAGGTTTAG